One Petrotoga sibirica DSM 13575 genomic window carries:
- a CDS encoding MFS transporter, with protein MGRFGKSMKSGSTIMKYYFIIMLYEGIDKLFGTVYVAHMGIRGLTSFQIGQVLAISSIALSIFDFPTGNIADKYGRKRSLVLGFFIWSIGLLVFFQASNLFTFILSILLWAIGVSLISGTPGAWFVDEITKEGRSHLKAKVFPNANAISLIFGAIVALLSSVLAIGRPDFPLLVAGIMALGTSIILIFILNENYGDRAISFRKALVRNTIDIFKSTTMRLILIYSMTGRIAFQTFVMIWQLYMVKELKLPTAYLGFTMAIFLVVLAMGNSLAGILLKRFEGVKVSIMGQGLIAIGSITIASHTSIVAFYIGACLIELGLGIDMSASSVWVHDLIPSERRASYISAISAAGSLFGFTIPLVSGYIADQIGFRYNWLLAFIGSIITITLLIKIGTAIRAVREVIENVEESN; from the coding sequence ATGGGGCGTTTTGGTAAATCAATGAAATCTGGTTCTACAATAATGAAATATTATTTTATTATTATGCTTTATGAGGGTATTGATAAATTATTTGGGACTGTCTATGTTGCTCATATGGGTATAAGGGGATTAACTTCATTTCAAATCGGACAGGTATTAGCGATTTCTTCAATAGCATTAAGTATATTTGACTTTCCAACTGGAAACATTGCTGATAAATACGGTCGGAAAAGATCGTTAGTGTTAGGATTTTTTATATGGTCCATCGGTTTACTGGTATTTTTCCAAGCAAGTAATCTATTCACTTTTATCTTGAGTATTTTATTGTGGGCAATCGGCGTATCGTTGATTAGTGGTACTCCAGGAGCTTGGTTTGTAGATGAAATTACTAAAGAAGGTCGATCGCATTTAAAAGCGAAAGTGTTTCCTAATGCAAATGCAATTTCACTAATATTCGGTGCCATTGTGGCTTTACTGTCCTCTGTTCTTGCAATTGGTCGTCCAGATTTTCCCTTATTGGTTGCTGGTATAATGGCCCTTGGGACATCCATCATTCTTATTTTCATTTTAAATGAAAATTACGGAGATAGGGCAATTTCATTTAGGAAAGCCCTTGTTCGAAACACAATTGATATTTTTAAAAGTACCACGATGAGATTAATTTTGATTTACTCTATGACAGGAAGAATTGCTTTCCAGACCTTTGTAATGATATGGCAATTATATATGGTCAAAGAGCTTAAATTGCCTACTGCATACTTAGGTTTTACAATGGCCATTTTTCTTGTAGTTTTAGCCATGGGAAATAGTTTAGCAGGCATACTTCTAAAGCGTTTTGAAGGTGTGAAAGTATCAATAATGGGGCAAGGTTTAATTGCAATTGGTTCTATTACAATCGCTTCTCACACTTCAATTGTTGCTTTCTACATAGGAGCCTGTTTAATCGAATTGGGATTGGGCATAGATATGAGCGCTAGTTCAGTATGGGTTCATGATCTCATTCCAAGTGAGAGGAGAGCATCTTATATTTCAGCTATTTCTGCTGCTGGATCCTTGTTTGGTTTCACTATCCCTTTGGTAAGTGGTTATATCGCAGATCAAATAGGTTTTCGCTACAATTGGTTGTTAGCCTTTATAGGAAGCATTATTACTATTACTCTATTAATCAAAATTGGTACTGCAATAAGAGCTGTGAGAGAAGTGATTGAGAATGTTGAGGAATCAAATTAG
- a CDS encoding ABC transporter ATP-binding protein, which produces MDIIEIKNLCKEYRGKEEPALKNINISIKEGETFGLLGPNGAGKTTMVRLILNILKPTKGTIKVFGVDVTSKEYDKKRKKIGFMLESLGVSYILTGYENMEFFDRIYYEDSSPSERKERIESLLTFAGLWKVKDKPVATYSHGMSRRLTLARALICDPTLIFLDEPTLGLDPEARTLIREMLLALKKEGKTVFLTSHDLEEVEKICSNIAIINHGEMVAQGSYEELKSRFSARRTVVKVKEIGPWVEELSKEMKIEIDGNTIYIEGNDSGRIFEVLAKTGVKVQEMKTEEEGLEDLYLKLLKSEPEARKGLVTRALKGVKR; this is translated from the coding sequence ATGGATATTATAGAAATAAAAAATCTCTGCAAAGAATACAGAGGAAAAGAAGAGCCTGCTTTGAAGAATATAAACATCTCAATTAAAGAAGGAGAAACTTTTGGATTGTTGGGACCTAATGGTGCGGGTAAAACAACCATGGTGAGACTAATTTTAAACATTTTAAAACCAACTAAAGGTACAATAAAGGTATTTGGTGTTGATGTTACATCAAAGGAATATGACAAAAAGAGAAAAAAGATAGGCTTCATGCTTGAGAGTTTGGGTGTATCTTACATCCTTACGGGATATGAAAATATGGAATTCTTTGACAGGATATATTATGAAGATTCTAGTCCCAGTGAAAGGAAAGAAAGGATTGAAAGTCTTCTTACTTTTGCAGGGTTGTGGAAAGTAAAGGATAAACCCGTTGCCACATATTCCCATGGTATGTCCAGAAGATTAACCCTTGCCAGGGCTCTTATCTGTGATCCCACTTTAATTTTTCTCGATGAACCTACGCTTGGATTGGATCCTGAAGCAAGAACGTTGATAAGAGAAATGCTTCTTGCTCTCAAAAAGGAAGGAAAGACAGTATTTCTGACATCACATGATCTTGAAGAAGTAGAAAAGATATGTTCGAATATAGCGATTATAAACCATGGCGAGATGGTAGCACAAGGTTCTTATGAAGAATTAAAAAGTCGCTTCAGTGCCAGAAGAACAGTGGTAAAAGTAAAAGAAATTGGGCCTTGGGTAGAAGAATTAAGTAAAGAAATGAAAATAGAAATCGATGGTAATACGATTTACATCGAAGGGAATGATTCTGGAAGAATATTTGAAGTACTGGCAAAAACAGGTGTAAAAGTTCAGGAGATGAAAACAGAAGAAGAAGGGTTGGAAGATCTATATTTAAAGCTATTAAAATCCGAACCAGAAGCTAGAAAAGGCCTTGTAACGAGAGCATTAAAAGGGGTGAAAAGATGA
- a CDS encoding ABC transporter permease produces the protein MMRALIKKELRTFIRKQFQFLLLLTAITIFVIVFNLDGSNKFNPILISSFTVTFFVPYTFGWISFQKEKENKNISYLLASPLNIKEIFLGKMLAVLLFTQVFMLWGIIVQYITNIFSMGVIANFEILLTVLITFPIWSAVLSGLVGIGLLAFDNPFIVRILLFLFLIFVGMNGNLWKKLIILENWQNLILIFLGLMAILGIIYFVDIFGKRLMLE, from the coding sequence ATGATGAGAGCCCTAATTAAAAAAGAGTTACGAACGTTCATAAGGAAACAATTTCAATTTTTGTTGCTTTTGACGGCTATTACAATCTTTGTAATAGTGTTTAATTTGGATGGTTCAAATAAATTTAACCCTATTCTTATCTCATCTTTTACGGTTACTTTTTTCGTACCTTATACATTTGGTTGGATCAGCTTTCAAAAAGAGAAGGAAAATAAAAATATCTCATACCTTTTGGCATCACCTTTAAATATAAAAGAAATATTCTTGGGGAAAATGTTGGCAGTATTATTGTTCACACAGGTATTCATGTTATGGGGAATTATTGTGCAATATATAACAAACATTTTTTCTATGGGAGTAATTGCTAATTTTGAAATACTTTTAACGGTATTGATAACCTTTCCGATTTGGTCGGCGGTACTTAGTGGTTTAGTTGGAATAGGGCTTCTCGCGTTTGATAACCCATTCATAGTTAGAATCCTTCTTTTTTTATTCTTAATTTTTGTGGGAATGAATGGAAATCTGTGGAAAAAGTTAATTATTTTAGAAAATTGGCAAAATCTTATTTTGATATTTCTGGGATTAATGGCTATATTAGGAATCATCTACTTCGTAGATATCTTTGGTAAAAGATTGATGTTAGAATAA
- a CDS encoding ABC transporter ATP-binding protein, which translates to METIILKDIRKVYKNGVEALKDINISINAGEIVGLIGPNGAGKTTLLNIILGLLKPTEGVSKILGVDTDKMTKRERKKIGFILDGPGLYDDLTVDENIKFWSELYEVSQIRGEALLNQWGLYENKGSLVKELSAGMKQKLAISRAFLHDPSIVLMDEPTSNLDPVARKNMVEFLKSLHDKEKTLLITSHDLFDIERICSRIILLRRGQIVVTGNMEELKEALGVRMGVTIKVSSKIPKDIVNEISKDSEVNVIGEKELILSGDKISPSSVVRYLVNKGIDVERVEEEKVTLEDIYTYIVKEDEE; encoded by the coding sequence ATGGAAACAATAATATTAAAAGATATTCGAAAGGTTTATAAAAACGGGGTAGAAGCTTTGAAAGATATAAATATTTCAATAAATGCGGGAGAAATTGTAGGATTGATAGGGCCAAACGGTGCAGGAAAAACTACCCTGCTAAATATAATATTAGGACTTTTGAAACCAACTGAAGGGGTTTCAAAAATTTTAGGGGTAGATACTGATAAGATGACCAAGCGCGAAAGAAAAAAGATAGGTTTTATTTTGGACGGACCTGGTCTATATGATGATTTAACCGTTGATGAAAATATAAAGTTCTGGAGTGAATTATATGAGGTTTCCCAAATACGGGGAGAAGCATTACTAAACCAATGGGGACTTTATGAAAATAAGGGAAGTTTAGTTAAGGAACTTTCCGCAGGTATGAAACAAAAGTTAGCCATATCAAGAGCATTTTTGCATGATCCTTCAATTGTTTTAATGGATGAACCAACGTCCAATCTTGATCCTGTAGCCAGGAAAAACATGGTAGAATTTTTAAAAAGCTTACATGATAAAGAAAAAACACTTTTAATTACCTCTCATGATCTTTTCGATATAGAAAGAATATGTTCAAGGATAATACTTTTGAGAAGAGGGCAAATAGTTGTAACTGGAAATATGGAAGAATTGAAAGAGGCTTTGGGAGTTAGAATGGGTGTAACAATAAAGGTAAGTAGTAAAATTCCCAAGGATATAGTAAATGAGATTTCAAAGGATTCTGAAGTAAATGTAATAGGGGAAAAAGAATTGATACTCTCTGGAGATAAAATAAGTCCATCATCAGTAGTTCGATATCTCGTGAATAAAGGAATAGATGTCGAAAGGGTGGAAGAAGAGAAAGTAACGCTTGAGGATATATATACTTATATCGTGAAGGAGGACGAAGAATGA
- a CDS encoding ABC transporter ATP-binding protein, protein MKYKHALYFLWEEVSRFKKELFINFILILSFIPLVAVTPFLIENLMQEITTINDGQGMKSALITALLILTIYSFTRFIWFLSDYQGDILKLLVKGSLREKLYLKVLKLPASYHKRKPSGELMARFTSDIDIVGEEALFFTSVFQAIAEFSVGCYVAFKLNTYLAIIFVCSLPIYLLCQKQFKPKMESMSLLEREANDNVVKSIEEGINSSIIIRLLEKTTYFYHLFQNKIRNWNNSMKNKSFYEKLYTSITMYIEEGLPIIILCIGAILSMRDLVDIPTLIAFFTFVGRLYVPVWNLAFLFTTTPAAFPSINRIETLLNQEEEKTRKGMPFPKEFTIDFHDVFFSYEGNNYILKNINLQISKGEKIAIVGSTGTGKSTLLLLLTELYKPQRGEILLNKLKLSQYDLADLRRNIKYVEGSPFTFNASIEENILLGEKVEKRIINEILEITQLTEFSESLNKNCLLLSSGQKQRVNLARILLHPPKVLLLDEATSAMDSRTEELIFESLKEKEKDMTIILVSHRLSTIIKADKIYFMVNGTIVDSGSHIELYKKNESYRELFKKQYVKDAQNNR, encoded by the coding sequence ATGAAATATAAACACGCCTTGTATTTTCTTTGGGAAGAGGTCTCTCGTTTTAAAAAAGAGTTATTCATAAATTTCATATTAATTTTATCTTTTATACCACTAGTAGCCGTGACTCCATTTTTAATTGAAAACTTGATGCAAGAAATTACAACAATAAACGATGGGCAAGGGATGAAAAGTGCCTTAATTACAGCTTTACTGATTCTTACTATTTATTCCTTCACACGTTTCATTTGGTTTTTAAGTGATTATCAAGGAGACATTTTGAAACTGTTAGTGAAAGGGAGCTTGCGTGAGAAATTATATCTAAAGGTTCTAAAATTACCTGCCTCGTACCATAAAAGGAAGCCATCAGGTGAATTGATGGCGCGATTCACCTCTGATATTGACATAGTTGGAGAAGAAGCACTTTTTTTCACATCTGTTTTTCAGGCAATAGCTGAATTTTCGGTAGGATGTTATGTCGCTTTTAAATTAAATACTTATTTAGCGATAATATTTGTTTGTTCCTTGCCCATATACTTATTATGCCAAAAGCAGTTCAAACCAAAGATGGAAAGTATGTCTTTGTTAGAACGAGAGGCAAACGATAACGTTGTGAAATCAATAGAAGAAGGGATAAATTCCTCAATTATCATAAGATTATTGGAAAAAACTACCTATTTTTACCATCTTTTTCAAAACAAGATCCGAAATTGGAATAACTCTATGAAAAACAAAAGCTTTTATGAAAAACTATATACTAGTATAACTATGTATATTGAAGAGGGTTTACCGATTATTATCTTATGTATAGGTGCAATTTTATCAATGAGGGATTTAGTAGATATTCCAACGCTGATCGCCTTTTTTACATTCGTTGGAAGGCTATATGTCCCAGTATGGAACTTAGCTTTTCTCTTCACTACCACACCTGCCGCTTTTCCATCAATAAATAGAATTGAAACTTTACTAAACCAAGAAGAGGAAAAAACACGTAAAGGAATGCCCTTTCCAAAAGAATTTACAATAGATTTTCACGATGTTTTCTTCTCATATGAAGGAAATAATTATATATTAAAAAATATAAATTTACAAATCAGTAAAGGTGAAAAGATAGCCATTGTTGGATCAACCGGAACGGGGAAAAGCACTTTACTTTTATTGTTAACCGAATTATATAAACCGCAAAGAGGAGAAATATTGCTAAATAAATTAAAACTTTCACAATATGATCTTGCAGATTTAAGAAGAAATATTAAATATGTAGAAGGTTCTCCTTTTACATTCAATGCAAGTATAGAAGAGAATATCTTATTAGGTGAAAAAGTTGAAAAAAGGATAATAAATGAGATTTTAGAAATCACACAACTAACAGAATTTTCAGAGTCTCTTAATAAAAATTGTTTGCTCTTATCCAGTGGGCAGAAGCAAAGAGTCAATTTAGCTCGAATATTATTACATCCCCCTAAGGTGCTGTTGCTGGATGAAGCTACTTCTGCAATGGATTCACGTACCGAAGAATTAATATTTGAAAGTCTAAAGGAAAAGGAAAAAGATATGACGATAATATTGGTTTCTCATCGCCTTTCAACAATAATAAAAGCAGATAAAATATATTTTATGGTAAACGGTACTATAGTGGATTCCGGTTCACACATAGAATTATACAAAAAGAATGAAAGTTACAGAGAGTTATTTAAGAAGCAGTATGTGAAAGATGCTCAGAATAACAGATAA
- a CDS encoding transposase, whose product MQSKLLNIHRSTVDKYLDNNFSPTNMNKGKRLPSMLDPYKRQIQVLKRNGKSNKEIFETIRGEGYTGSYSNIGIYLAKRNLKVEDSKEIRVKRKDLIKLLYKPVEEVEALSKEVYEKIIKRYPVIESIINLVNEFKHLLESKNVEKLEEWIEKASNLKIRKIDKFVNGLKRDIQAVRNAIIYEYNNGLAEGSVNKLKVIKRIMYGRNKFEMLRQKVLLLENNG is encoded by the coding sequence GTGCAATCAAAATTACTGAACATACATAGAAGTACTGTGGATAAATATTTAGATAATAATTTCTCTCCCACAAACATGAACAAAGGGAAAAGACTCCCAAGTATGCTGGACCCATATAAAAGGCAAATACAAGTATTAAAAAGAAACGGAAAATCAAACAAAGAGATATTTGAAACAATAAGGGGTGAAGGTTATACAGGTAGTTATTCAAACATTGGAATATATTTAGCAAAAAGAAATTTAAAAGTTGAAGATTCAAAAGAAATAAGGGTAAAAAGAAAAGATTTAATCAAACTACTGTACAAACCAGTTGAAGAAGTAGAAGCTCTTTCAAAAGAAGTGTACGAAAAGATTATTAAAAGATACCCCGTTATTGAAAGTATAATAAACCTCGTAAATGAATTCAAACATCTGTTAGAATCAAAGAACGTTGAAAAACTTGAAGAATGGATAGAAAAAGCTAGTAATCTAAAAATCAGAAAGATAGATAAATTTGTGAACGGTTTAAAAAGGGATATTCAAGCGGTTAGAAATGCTATCATATATGAATACAACAATGGACTGGCAGAGGGTTCTGTGAATAAACTGAAAGTTATTAAAAGGATAATGTATGGAAGAAACAAATTTGAGATGCTGAGACAGAAAGTTCTTTTACTTGAGAATAATGGATAA
- a CDS encoding ABC transporter permease produces the protein MLIKTVINFSMLLILFTIITNIEGWTFEEMLFIYGFSTTAFAIWHCFFIETITIPYYIKTGEFDRFLMKPYNPLFLIMIEGFDEDGWGELFFGIIISIISIIKLKVFNPLLLFLPILWIIASLVYAGISILLSTISFFTIDNLDITDVTMQLNDFSKYPLSIYNISLKFIFTFIIPIGFTAYYPSLVIIEGPTKDNILLVIGTILFGIGFFILSCCIWMRCLKRYTSSGY, from the coding sequence ATGTTGATAAAAACAGTAATTAACTTTTCAATGCTATTAATTCTATTTACTATAATTACAAATATAGAAGGGTGGACATTTGAAGAAATGTTATTTATTTACGGTTTTAGTACAACGGCTTTTGCCATATGGCATTGCTTTTTTATTGAAACAATAACTATACCATACTATATCAAAACTGGTGAGTTTGATAGGTTTTTAATGAAACCATATAATCCACTTTTTTTAATCATGATAGAAGGGTTTGACGAGGATGGGTGGGGTGAATTGTTTTTTGGAATAATTATAAGCATAATTTCAATAATAAAATTGAAAGTATTTAACCCTCTATTACTATTTTTACCAATATTGTGGATTATAGCATCTTTAGTATATGCTGGTATATCCATTCTTTTATCTACAATATCTTTTTTTACTATAGATAATTTGGATATCACAGATGTAACTATGCAGCTTAATGATTTTTCTAAATATCCTCTAAGTATTTATAATATCTCATTGAAGTTTATATTTACTTTTATTATACCGATAGGATTTACTGCATATTATCCTAGTCTTGTTATTATTGAAGGGCCAACAAAAGATAATATTTTGTTGGTTATAGGAACAATTTTATTTGGTATAGGTTTTTTTATATTAAGTTGTTGTATATGGATGAGATGTTTAAAAAGATACACTAGTAGTGGTTATTAG
- a CDS encoding ABC transporter permease, translating to MFRNFKIRKRLIKIGFVVNQIYSEAVIVKIISNFLFIIMQYYIWKSIYETNNLVIFSFKEMFAYVVIAQIMSNVYPMQVSGRIGSMVKSGDIALTLLYPYSFTEQLLFENVGASIFKLLVLNIPLYVLYVLFIGNNLTAINIVKFIIMFLFSYLFYFVFELIFGILSFYTTSQWGLQNLKYAIIILLSGRVIPLEFYPTILSKILEKLPFQYMYNIPILTILDKNFEFQRTILMQCINLIIIFLIYRVCFDRVIKRLTIQGG from the coding sequence ATGTTTCGTAATTTTAAAATTAGAAAAAGATTGATTAAAATAGGATTTGTAGTTAATCAAATTTATAGTGAAGCGGTAATTGTAAAGATCATAAGTAATTTTTTATTTATAATAATGCAATATTATATTTGGAAGTCTATTTATGAAACTAATAATTTGGTTATATTTTCGTTTAAAGAGATGTTTGCTTATGTTGTAATAGCACAAATAATGTCGAATGTATACCCTATGCAAGTAAGTGGAAGAATTGGATCTATGGTTAAAAGTGGTGATATTGCATTAACTTTACTTTATCCTTATTCTTTTACTGAGCAACTATTATTTGAGAATGTAGGTGCAAGTATATTTAAGCTTTTGGTATTAAACATACCTTTATATGTTTTATATGTTCTATTTATAGGAAATAATTTAACAGCTATAAATATTGTAAAGTTTATTATAATGTTTTTATTTAGTTATCTCTTTTATTTCGTATTTGAACTAATTTTTGGGATATTGTCATTCTATACAACTAGTCAATGGGGTCTACAAAACTTAAAATATGCTATTATCATTTTACTATCTGGAAGGGTAATCCCCCTGGAGTTCTATCCTACGATATTATCAAAAATCTTAGAGAAACTACCTTTTCAATATATGTATAACATACCCATATTGACTATATTAGATAAAAATTTTGAGTTTCAAAGAACCATTTTAATGCAATGCATTAACTTAATAATAATTTTCTTAATATACAGAGTATGTTTTGATAGAGTTATAAAAAGACTAACAATTCAAGGTGGTTAA
- a CDS encoding ABC transporter ATP-binding protein translates to MVISIIDIKNLNKEFHINERKTFKDYLRFKSKKKIIKIISSLSFKIEDGETVGLIGLNGAGKSTLIKMMTGILAPTSGEIRVLGNDPFKDRLINNRKISTVFGQRCKLRWDVSPMESYYLIKDMYDINDKDFKNRISYFSEILGLSTFINNPVRTLSLGQKMKAELAGAFLYDPEIIFLDEPTIGLDVLTKDSILNFLNSIKGTTTILLTTHDFDDIEKLCDRVIILHEGRIIHDSPVNDISSIYNLEMLEVIFKDLPENIESKFDFKNYKFDIKKNMVKIDVSSINNKSELIKKIYETFNKDIDFVRVSKISFKDALKYFLNEQLSAKGKYVS, encoded by the coding sequence ATAGTAATTAGTATTATTGATATTAAAAATTTAAATAAAGAATTTCATATAAATGAAAGAAAAACCTTTAAAGATTACCTAAGATTTAAATCGAAGAAGAAAATTATAAAAATTATTAGTTCCTTATCTTTCAAGATAGAGGATGGTGAAACAGTCGGATTAATTGGCTTAAATGGGGCGGGTAAAAGTACACTTATAAAGATGATGACAGGTATTTTAGCCCCGACTTCTGGAGAAATTAGAGTTTTAGGGAATGACCCATTTAAAGATAGGCTTATCAATAATAGAAAAATTTCTACCGTTTTTGGTCAAAGATGTAAATTAAGATGGGATGTGTCTCCTATGGAATCTTATTATTTAATTAAAGATATGTATGATATAAATGATAAAGATTTTAAAAATCGAATTAGTTATTTTTCAGAAATTTTGGGATTATCGACTTTTATTAATAATCCAGTAAGAACTTTGAGTTTAGGTCAAAAAATGAAGGCAGAACTAGCAGGTGCTTTTTTATATGATCCTGAAATTATATTTTTAGACGAACCAACGATAGGATTAGATGTTTTGACAAAAGATTCTATATTAAATTTTTTGAATTCTATCAAAGGCACAACTACTATATTGTTGACTACACATGATTTTGATGATATTGAGAAGTTATGTGATAGAGTAATTATATTACATGAAGGTAGGATAATTCATGATAGCCCAGTAAACGATATTTCTAGTATCTATAACTTAGAAATGCTAGAAGTCATTTTTAAAGATTTACCAGAAAATATAGAGAGTAAATTTGATTTTAAAAATTATAAATTTGATATTAAAAAAAACATGGTAAAGATAGATGTGTCTTCGATAAATAATAAGTCGGAGTTGATAAAGAAGATTTATGAAACTTTTAATAAAGATATTGATTTTGTTCGAGTTTCAAAAATAAGTTTCAAAGATGCTTTAAAATATTTCTTGAATGAACAATTATCAGCAAAGGGAAAATATGTTTCGTAA
- a CDS encoding S24 family peptidase codes for MKKKKKNYINDLINLKYGKMKEIIIELGSLKLRVEGRSMEPTIQNGELINVVPPMEINIGDILLYQRRYDLLLHRVIEKEPMLCMKGDNENFQEYIDTESVIGKYNNDVENNNINKIFNISDGNYIIEFQVQNGILEKIEVYSN; via the coding sequence ATGAAAAAAAAGAAAAAAAATTATATAAATGATCTAATAAACTTAAAATATGGTAAAATGAAAGAGATAATTATAGAGTTGGGATCCTTGAAGTTAAGAGTAGAAGGAAGAAGTATGGAACCTACAATACAGAATGGTGAGTTGATAAATGTTGTACCTCCAATGGAAATTAATATAGGAGATATATTACTCTACCAAAGGCGATATGATTTGTTACTGCATAGAGTAATTGAGAAAGAACCAATGTTATGTATGAAAGGCGACAATGAAAATTTTCAGGAATATATAGATACTGAAAGTGTTATAGGAAAATATAATAATGATGTCGAGAATAATAATATAAATAAAATATTCAATATATCAGATGGAAATTATATAATCGAATTTCAAGTTCAAAATGGAATATTAGAAAAAATCGAGGTGTATAGTAATTAG
- a CDS encoding radical SAM/SPASM domain-containing protein yields the protein MIFQNQYQDKFKLKKNIYILDYLKGTLQKYPLDERVELINDEESKYLDNSYKKYSYRLNPSVLSIALIPTYNCNMKCIYCYEGNLTIMKERMLSSDIDNIIKYIKKIYDEGSFSEINFSLLGGEPITKDNIKWFNDFFIEFKKLNLKFNISCISNGLEIRDNIEYILDMKLSHIQLTLDGLEKTHNYRKKSKIKGLNPYNGVINTVDILLESKIYTSLRMNVDMYNVSEIIKINSLINEKGWNKSKFFDAYLYPVTQSSDSNSKKYISETLLFEKVLNELSKLNTSDNNLSLDFHGVDFVDSLLRKEIFVPKNKFCASCSSQYVFDCKGNIYTCWWGASKSEFIIGNFRKDNFDSEKVKAWHYHDVNNIENCISCKYKYICGTGCVFKSYSREKTLNVGNCSDFYNIIKLYLSYLESEGML from the coding sequence ATGATATTTCAAAATCAATACCAAGATAAATTTAAACTTAAGAAGAATATATACATTTTAGATTATTTAAAAGGTACATTACAAAAATATCCTCTAGATGAGAGAGTTGAACTTATCAATGATGAAGAATCTAAATATTTAGATAATTCATATAAGAAATACTCTTATAGGTTAAATCCTTCTGTACTATCAATAGCTTTAATCCCTACATATAATTGTAATATGAAATGCATTTATTGCTATGAAGGAAATTTAACAATAATGAAAGAAAGGATGCTATCTTCAGATATTGATAATATTATTAAATATATAAAAAAAATATACGATGAAGGATCTTTTAGTGAAATAAATTTTTCACTATTAGGAGGTGAGCCCATAACAAAAGATAATATTAAATGGTTTAATGATTTTTTTATAGAGTTTAAAAAATTAAACTTAAAATTTAACATATCATGTATATCAAATGGTTTGGAAATTAGAGATAATATAGAATATATATTAGATATGAAATTAAGTCATATACAGTTAACATTAGATGGATTAGAAAAAACCCATAATTATAGAAAGAAAAGTAAGATAAAAGGATTAAATCCTTATAATGGGGTCATTAATACTGTAGATATTTTACTTGAAAGTAAAATTTATACTTCATTAAGGATGAATGTTGATATGTACAATGTCTCGGAAATAATAAAAATTAACAGTTTAATAAATGAAAAAGGATGGAATAAAAGTAAATTTTTTGATGCATATTTATATCCAGTTACTCAAAGTAGTGATTCTAATTCAAAGAAATATATAAGTGAAACACTTCTTTTTGAAAAGGTATTGAATGAACTTAGTAAATTAAATACTTCTGATAACAATCTAAGCTTAGATTTCCATGGTGTAGATTTTGTTGATTCGCTACTTAGAAAAGAAATTTTTGTCCCTAAAAATAAATTTTGTGCCTCTTGTTCTTCACAATATGTTTTTGATTGTAAAGGCAATATATATACTTGTTGGTGGGGAGCTAGTAAATCTGAATTCATAATAGGGAATTTCAGAAAAGATAATTTTGATTCTGAGAAAGTTAAAGCTTGGCATTATCATGATGTTAATAATATAGAGAATTGTATTTCTTGTAAGTATAAATATATTTGTGGCACAGGATGTGTGTTTAAAAGTTATTCAAGAGAAAAAACTTTAAATGTGGGGAATTGTTCGGATTTTTATAATATAATTAAGTTATATCTTTCGTACTTGGAAAGTGAAGGAATGCTATGA